A DNA window from Prochlorococcus marinus XMU1406 contains the following coding sequences:
- the secY gene encoding preprotein translocase subunit SecY, whose protein sequence is MFVNKSRNPSSSEILSQLFLNKELRSRVLTTLGLLLLVRLGIYIPMPGIDRVAFKSFIDQGGQLIGFLDIFTGGGISTLGIFALGILPFINASIIIQLLTASLPVLEDLQKNEGEAGRRKIAQITRYVSLGWGFLQSIIFSLILRQYAIQGISETTFVLQTSIALVTGSMLVMWFSEIITEKGIGQGASLVIFLNIVSTLPKALSSTIEKAQTGDRADVLGIAVLLGVFLLTIVGIIFVQEGARRIPIVSAKRQIGNSTLLPTRQSYLPLKLNAGGVMPIIFASALIFLPITIANVTGNPVLIKLASSLNPGSSNPWPYALTFFSLILGFSYFYASLTINPVDVASNLKKGGVAIPGVRPGTNTANYLSGIQNRLTFLGGLFLGSVAIIPAAVERATNVQTFQGLGATSLLILVGVAIDTAKQIQTYVISQRYEGLINN, encoded by the coding sequence ATGTTTGTCAACAAAAGTAGAAATCCTAGCTCTTCTGAAATACTTTCCCAATTATTTTTAAATAAAGAGCTAAGGAGTAGAGTTTTAACTACTTTAGGTCTTCTACTTTTAGTAAGACTTGGTATATATATCCCTATGCCTGGTATTGATAGGGTTGCTTTTAAAAGTTTTATAGATCAAGGGGGGCAATTAATAGGTTTTTTAGATATTTTTACTGGAGGAGGAATTTCAACCTTAGGAATATTCGCATTAGGCATACTTCCCTTTATCAACGCATCAATTATTATTCAGCTCCTCACAGCTTCATTGCCTGTGCTTGAAGATTTACAAAAAAATGAAGGAGAAGCGGGAAGAAGAAAAATTGCTCAAATAACTAGATATGTTTCATTAGGATGGGGTTTTTTGCAAAGTATAATTTTTTCCTTAATTCTCAGACAATATGCTATTCAGGGGATAAGTGAAACAACATTTGTCTTGCAAACCTCAATTGCCTTGGTTACTGGCTCAATGTTAGTAATGTGGTTTAGTGAAATTATTACGGAGAAAGGGATAGGTCAAGGGGCTTCACTGGTAATTTTTTTGAATATTGTTTCCACTTTACCTAAGGCTCTAAGTTCAACCATTGAAAAAGCTCAAACTGGCGATAGAGCAGATGTTTTAGGTATAGCAGTTTTACTTGGAGTATTTTTACTGACAATTGTTGGGATAATTTTTGTCCAAGAGGGAGCAAGACGCATTCCTATTGTTAGCGCAAAAAGGCAGATAGGAAATTCAACACTACTACCTACAAGGCAAAGTTATTTACCTTTGAAATTAAATGCAGGAGGAGTCATGCCGATTATATTTGCATCTGCTTTAATATTTTTACCTATAACTATTGCAAATGTCACGGGCAATCCAGTCTTAATCAAGTTAGCCAGTAGTTTAAATCCAGGATCTTCTAATCCATGGCCATATGCTCTTACATTCTTCTCTTTGATTTTGGGGTTTTCCTATTTTTATGCATCTCTTACTATCAATCCAGTTGATGTAGCTTCAAATTTAAAAAAAGGAGGAGTAGCGATACCAGGAGTTAGACCAGGAACTAATACAGCAAACTACCTATCAGGTATACAAAATAGGTTGACATTCTTGGGAGGATTATTTCTTGGTTCAGTAGCTATAATCCCAGCTGCAGTAGAAAGAGCCACAAATGTTCAGACCTTTCAAGGTTTAGGAGCAACTTCATTACTAATTCTTGTGGGTGTTGCTATAGATACTGCTAAGCAAATTCAAACTTATGTTATTTCACAAAGGTATGAGGGACTAATTAACAATTAA
- the rplO gene encoding 50S ribosomal protein L15, producing MTSTLNTLKSNSGSRKKKLRKGRGIAAGQGASCGFGMRGQKSRSGRPTRPGFEGGQMPLYRRVPKLKHFEIINQKNFSIINLEKLNDFKENETVNLDSLVKKGLIFKPKFPLKILGNGKLNVKLNVQAHAFTKVAKQKIEDAGGSCELINNK from the coding sequence ATGACTTCAACATTAAATACACTTAAATCAAACTCTGGCTCGAGAAAGAAAAAATTAAGAAAGGGTAGAGGTATTGCAGCCGGTCAGGGTGCATCATGTGGTTTCGGAATGAGAGGACAAAAGTCACGTTCTGGAAGACCCACACGTCCAGGTTTTGAAGGTGGCCAAATGCCTCTATATAGAAGAGTTCCAAAATTAAAGCACTTTGAAATAATTAATCAAAAGAACTTTTCCATAATTAATTTAGAAAAATTAAACGATTTCAAAGAAAATGAAACTGTTAACCTAGATTCACTAGTCAAAAAAGGATTAATTTTCAAGCCAAAATTTCCTTTAAAAATTCTTGGTAATGGAAAACTTAATGTAAAGTTAAATGTCCAAGCTCATGCATTTACAAAAGTTGCAAAACAAAAAATTGAGGACGCAGGTGGATCCTGCGAGCTTATAAATAATAAATAA
- the rpsE gene encoding 30S ribosomal protein S5: MTDTPTKKEIQSMNDNVPGAIPVEQKKNNRNDRKRNRRGDSKNLERDSDWQERVVQIRRVSKTVKGGKKMSFRAIVVVGNEKGQVGVGVGKAGDVIGAVRKGVSDGKKNLVRVPLTPNNSIPTLSKGRDGAANVLIRPAAPGTGVIAGGSIRTVLELAGIKNVLAKRLGSKTPLNNARAAMVALSQLRTHKSASRERGISLEQLYS; this comes from the coding sequence ATGACTGACACTCCAACAAAAAAAGAAATTCAATCCATGAACGATAACGTTCCTGGAGCTATTCCTGTAGAACAAAAAAAGAATAATCGTAATGATCGAAAAAGAAATAGAAGAGGTGATTCAAAAAATCTAGAGAGAGATTCTGATTGGCAAGAAAGAGTTGTTCAAATTCGACGCGTTTCTAAGACTGTTAAGGGTGGAAAAAAAATGAGTTTTAGAGCAATTGTTGTTGTAGGTAATGAGAAAGGTCAAGTTGGAGTTGGAGTTGGTAAAGCAGGAGATGTCATTGGTGCGGTGAGAAAGGGAGTTTCAGATGGTAAAAAGAATCTTGTTAGGGTTCCCTTAACCCCAAATAATTCAATACCGACTTTATCTAAAGGTCGAGATGGTGCTGCTAATGTACTAATCAGACCAGCTGCCCCAGGTACAGGTGTAATTGCTGGTGGTTCAATAAGAACAGTTTTAGAATTAGCCGGCATAAAAAATGTCTTAGCTAAAAGATTGGGTAGTAAAACACCTTTGAATAATGCAAGAGCTGCTATGGTAGCTCTTTCTCAATTAAGAACACACAAATCTGCCTCAAGGGAAAGAGGCATCTCACTTGAACAGCTCTATTCTTGA
- the rplR gene encoding 50S ribosomal protein L18, producing the protein MTKLSRKLQTQKRHRRLRRFLIGDATRPRLSVFRSNNHIYAQVIDDSAQTTICSASTVDKELREKSEKLSSDCNSSSIVGKLLAKRAIKKGIKQVIFDRGGNLYHGRVKALADAAREAGLEF; encoded by the coding sequence ATGACCAAACTTTCCAGGAAATTACAAACCCAAAAAAGACATAGAAGATTAAGGAGATTCTTAATTGGAGATGCAACGCGTCCAAGATTGTCTGTTTTTCGCTCTAATAACCATATTTATGCCCAGGTTATTGATGATAGTGCTCAAACAACTATTTGCTCAGCTTCAACTGTTGATAAGGAACTAAGAGAAAAATCTGAGAAATTATCTTCTGATTGTAATTCTTCTTCCATTGTTGGAAAATTATTAGCAAAGAGAGCGATTAAAAAAGGGATTAAGCAAGTAATTTTTGACCGTGGAGGTAATTTATATCACGGCAGAGTAAAGGCACTTGCAGACGCTGCTCGTGAAGCTGGCCTAGAATTCTAA
- the rplF gene encoding 50S ribosomal protein L6: MSRIGKTPVLIPDKVTVDFDGLTVTVKGPKGELKRQMPEGVSFDKKDNTVVVSPTTTKIFSRQRHGLCRALIANMVEGVSQGFSKKLEIVGVGSRAQVKGKNLVVSAGYSHPVEMIPPDGITYKVESNTNVTVSGIDKEIVGNEAAKIRSIRPPEPYKGKGIKYHDERILRKAGKSGKK, translated from the coding sequence ATGTCAAGAATTGGAAAAACACCAGTACTAATACCAGATAAAGTAACTGTTGATTTTGATGGATTAACAGTTACAGTTAAAGGCCCTAAAGGTGAGTTAAAACGTCAGATGCCAGAGGGAGTTAGTTTTGATAAAAAAGATAATACTGTTGTCGTAAGTCCCACTACTACCAAAATATTCTCAAGGCAAAGACATGGTTTATGCAGAGCCTTAATTGCAAATATGGTTGAAGGGGTTAGTCAAGGTTTTTCAAAAAAACTTGAAATTGTAGGCGTTGGATCCAGAGCGCAAGTAAAAGGTAAAAATCTAGTTGTTAGTGCAGGATATAGTCATCCTGTAGAAATGATCCCCCCTGATGGTATAACATACAAAGTTGAGAGTAATACAAACGTTACTGTATCTGGAATTGATAAGGAAATTGTTGGCAATGAAGCAGCAAAAATCAGATCAATTAGACCTCCAGAGCCTTATAAAGGAAAAGGAATTAAATACCATGATGAGAGAATTCTCAGAAAAGCTGGTAAATCTGGCAAAAAATAA
- the rpsH gene encoding 30S ribosomal protein S8 → MSNHDPISDMLTRIRNASQKKHTTTTIPGSKMSLSIAKVLQKEGFISDINEEGEGYKSQIILGLKYSGKNKFPTIRSMQRVSKPGLRIYKNTRGLPKVLGGLGVAIISTSKGVMSDRDARKQGIGGEVLCYVY, encoded by the coding sequence ATGTCAAATCACGATCCTATTTCAGATATGCTAACTCGAATTAGAAATGCGAGTCAAAAAAAGCATACAACCACAACAATCCCAGGTTCAAAAATGTCCTTAAGTATCGCTAAAGTACTTCAAAAAGAGGGGTTCATTTCTGATATTAATGAGGAAGGTGAAGGTTATAAATCACAAATAATACTCGGCCTCAAATATAGTGGAAAAAATAAATTTCCTACTATTCGATCTATGCAAAGAGTTAGTAAACCTGGTTTGAGAATATATAAAAATACTAGAGGTTTACCAAAAGTTCTTGGAGGTCTTGGAGTTGCTATTATATCTACTTCTAAAGGTGTCATGAGTGATCGTGATGCTAGGAAGCAAGGTATAGGTGGTGAAGTACTTTGCTATGTTTATTAA
- the rplE gene encoding 50S ribosomal protein L5 translates to MTLKNRYKESIRPKLLKDLGLKNIHQVPKVVKVNVNRGLGEAASNSKALEASLNEMATITGQKALVTRAKKAIAGFKIREGMPIGCTVTLRGDRMYSFLERFINLALPRIRDFRGVNPKSFDGRGNYTVGVKEQLIFPEISFDKIDSIRGMDITIVTSAKSDQEGKALLQELGMPFSKN, encoded by the coding sequence ATGACTCTAAAAAATCGCTACAAAGAATCAATAAGACCAAAACTTTTAAAGGACCTTGGTCTTAAAAATATTCATCAAGTACCTAAAGTTGTCAAAGTCAACGTTAACAGAGGTCTTGGTGAAGCAGCTTCGAATTCGAAAGCTCTTGAAGCCTCTTTAAATGAAATGGCAACAATTACAGGACAAAAGGCTTTAGTAACTAGGGCCAAAAAAGCTATTGCGGGTTTTAAAATTCGTGAGGGCATGCCTATTGGTTGTACTGTAACTTTGAGAGGAGACAGGATGTATTCTTTTTTGGAGAGATTTATAAATCTAGCTTTACCAAGAATAAGAGACTTTAGAGGAGTTAATCCAAAAAGTTTTGATGGGAGAGGTAATTACACCGTTGGCGTGAAAGAGCAATTGATTTTTCCTGAAATCTCTTTTGATAAAATAGATTCAATAAGAGGTATGGATATAACTATTGTCACTAGTGCAAAATCAGATCAAGAAGGTAAAGCTCTTTTGCAGGAGTTAGGAATGCCTTTTAGTAAGAATTAA
- the rplX gene encoding 50S ribosomal protein L24 encodes MLDSLKQKKNFQRIKMRIKTGDLVKVINGKDKGKTGEVLKTIPLENRVVVKGINLRTKHVKPTQEGETGRILTEEASLHASNVMFFSKEKNLTSKIEYFIDKEGVKKRRLKKTGEVID; translated from the coding sequence ATGTTGGATTCATTAAAGCAAAAGAAAAATTTCCAGAGAATAAAAATGAGAATCAAAACTGGAGATTTGGTAAAAGTAATTAATGGCAAGGACAAAGGGAAAACTGGTGAAGTTTTAAAAACTATCCCTCTTGAAAATAGAGTAGTTGTAAAGGGAATTAACCTTAGGACCAAACATGTAAAACCAACTCAGGAAGGAGAAACTGGAAGAATTCTTACAGAAGAAGCATCTTTACATGCATCAAATGTAATGTTTTTTTCAAAGGAAAAAAATCTTACAAGTAAGATTGAATACTTTATTGATAAAGAGGGGGTTAAGAAAAGAAGATTGAAGAAAACTGGTGAAGTAATTGATTAA
- the rplN gene encoding 50S ribosomal protein L14, translating into MIQQETYLTVADNSGAKRLQCIRVLGSNRRYAHVGDVIVATVKDALPNMGVKKSEVVKAVIVRTKATLRRNTGNSIRFDDNAAVLINEDKNPKGTRVFGPVARELRDKNYTKIVSLAPEVI; encoded by the coding sequence ATGATTCAACAAGAAACTTATTTAACAGTTGCCGATAATAGCGGAGCAAAAAGACTCCAATGTATTAGGGTTTTAGGTTCTAATAGAAGGTATGCACATGTCGGGGATGTAATCGTAGCAACTGTAAAAGATGCTCTTCCTAACATGGGAGTTAAGAAATCTGAAGTTGTTAAAGCTGTTATCGTCAGAACTAAAGCAACATTAAGAAGAAATACTGGTAATTCAATCAGATTTGATGACAACGCGGCAGTATTGATTAATGAAGATAAGAATCCAAAAGGTACTAGAGTCTTTGGTCCTGTAGCTAGAGAACTGCGGGATAAAAATTATACAAAGATTGTTTCTCTTGCTCCGGAGGTGATTTAA
- the rpsQ gene encoding 30S ribosomal protein S17: MALKERIGTVVSDKMDKTVVVAVINRYPHPTYKKIVSRTTRYKAHDPENTCVLGDRVKIRETRPLSAHKRWAIEEILNKTSQANEVQK, translated from the coding sequence ATGGCACTTAAAGAAAGAATTGGTACTGTTGTCAGCGACAAAATGGATAAAACAGTTGTTGTTGCTGTTATTAACAGATATCCACATCCCACTTATAAAAAAATTGTAAGTAGAACTACTCGATATAAGGCGCATGATCCAGAAAATACATGCGTTTTAGGTGATCGAGTTAAAATTAGAGAAACTAGACCGCTTAGTGCTCATAAAAGATGGGCCATAGAAGAGATTCTCAATAAAACAAGTCAGGCTAATGAGGTTCAAAAATGA
- the rpmC gene encoding 50S ribosomal protein L29, with the protein MKNSESLKEFKKLNSEQITEKIDQLRKDLFDLRFKQATRQLNETHKFKIIKKQVAQLLTLSKSQSASKTTSD; encoded by the coding sequence ATGAAAAACTCAGAGTCACTAAAGGAATTTAAAAAATTAAATTCTGAACAAATTACTGAAAAGATTGACCAATTACGAAAAGATCTTTTTGACTTGAGATTCAAGCAAGCTACAAGACAGCTGAATGAAACTCATAAATTTAAAATTATCAAGAAACAAGTTGCGCAATTACTCACTCTCAGTAAGAGTCAATCTGCTTCTAAAACAACTTCTGATTAA
- the rplP gene encoding 50S ribosomal protein L16, whose amino-acid sequence MLSPKRTKFRKQHRGRMRGVASKGNTIAFGQFALQAQDCGWVTARQIEASRRAMTRYIKRGGQIWIRIFPDKPVTMRPAETRMGSGKGNPEFWVAVVKPGRILFEMGGEDITEETAKEAMRLAQYKLPVKTKFISIDKNLENSSQENTKNSKKSQEEVKQ is encoded by the coding sequence ATGCTTAGTCCAAAACGTACTAAATTCCGTAAACAACATAGAGGCAGAATGAGGGGTGTAGCCTCAAAGGGTAATACTATTGCATTCGGTCAATTTGCTCTCCAAGCTCAAGACTGTGGCTGGGTAACTGCACGTCAGATTGAAGCAAGCAGAAGAGCTATGACTAGATATATCAAACGTGGTGGTCAAATCTGGATAAGAATATTTCCTGATAAACCAGTAACCATGAGACCTGCCGAAACCAGAATGGGTTCTGGTAAAGGTAATCCAGAGTTTTGGGTCGCAGTTGTAAAACCTGGAAGAATACTTTTTGAAATGGGTGGTGAGGATATCACTGAGGAAACTGCAAAAGAAGCTATGCGTCTGGCTCAATACAAACTTCCTGTAAAAACTAAATTTATCTCCATTGATAAAAATCTAGAAAATTCCTCCCAAGAAAATACAAAAAATAGTAAAAAATCTCAAGAGGAGGTTAAACAATGA
- the rpsC gene encoding 30S ribosomal protein S3, which yields MGHKIHPSGLRLGITQEHRSKWFATSKTYPILLQEDFKIRTFIQKKYGAAGISDVLIARKADQLELELKTARPGVIVGRQGSGIEELRSGIQKTIGDRTRQVRINVVEVERVDADAFLLAEYIAQQLEKRVAFRRTIRMALQRAQRAGVLGLKIQVGGRLNGAEIARTEWTREGRVPLHTLRAEIDYATREANTTYGVLGIKVWVFKGEVLPKEEQTIPVGASPKRKASRRPQQFEDRSNENS from the coding sequence ATGGGACATAAAATACATCCTTCTGGACTAAGATTAGGGATTACACAAGAGCATCGCTCTAAGTGGTTTGCTACTTCTAAAACATATCCAATTCTTCTCCAAGAAGATTTTAAAATTCGTACCTTTATACAAAAAAAATATGGAGCAGCAGGAATTAGCGATGTCTTAATAGCAAGAAAAGCTGACCAACTGGAACTTGAATTAAAAACAGCAAGACCAGGAGTTATAGTTGGAAGACAAGGAAGTGGTATTGAAGAATTAAGATCTGGCATTCAAAAAACTATAGGTGATAGAACAAGGCAAGTCAGAATAAACGTTGTTGAAGTTGAACGCGTAGACGCTGATGCTTTTTTACTAGCTGAATATATTGCTCAACAACTAGAAAAAAGAGTCGCCTTTAGAAGAACTATTAGGATGGCCTTACAAAGGGCTCAAAGGGCTGGAGTTCTAGGTCTTAAAATTCAAGTAGGGGGAAGGTTGAATGGTGCTGAAATAGCTAGAACTGAATGGACTAGAGAAGGTAGAGTACCTTTACATACTTTGAGAGCTGAAATTGACTACGCAACACGTGAAGCTAATACAACTTACGGTGTTCTAGGCATTAAAGTTTGGGTTTTCAAAGGTGAAGTTCTCCCTAAAGAAGAACAAACTATCCCTGTGGGTGCGAGCCCTAAGAGGAAAGCTAGTAGAAGACCTCAGCAATTTGAGGATCGTTCAAATGAGAATTCATAG
- the rplV gene encoding 50S ribosomal protein L22 yields the protein MTKTPETTKTAIAHGNYVRGSASKVRRVLDQIRGRSYRDALIMLEFMPYRSTDPITKVLRSAVANAEHNLGMDPSTLVISSAWANSGPVMKRYRPRAQGRAFSIKKQTCHISISVESAPTQTNAEVQN from the coding sequence ATGACAAAAACACCTGAAACAACAAAAACAGCAATTGCTCATGGGAATTATGTTCGCGGATCAGCCTCTAAAGTGAGAAGAGTTTTGGATCAGATAAGGGGTAGATCTTATAGAGATGCATTGATTATGTTGGAATTTATGCCTTACAGATCAACAGACCCCATTACTAAAGTTCTAAGATCTGCTGTTGCTAATGCAGAACATAACCTTGGAATGGATCCATCTACCCTAGTTATTTCCTCTGCATGGGCTAATAGTGGTCCAGTAATGAAAAGGTATAGACCCAGAGCTCAAGGTCGAGCTTTTTCAATTAAAAAACAGACTTGCCACATCAGTATTTCTGTAGAGTCTGCTCCTACTCAAACTAATGCGGAGGTACAAAACTAA
- the rpsS gene encoding 30S ribosomal protein S19, with product MGRSLKKGPFIADSLLKKVEKQNTDNDKSVIKTWSRSSTILPLMIGHTIAVHNGKTHIPVFITEQMIGHKLGEFAPTRTYRGHIRDKKGAKS from the coding sequence ATGGGACGTTCACTAAAAAAAGGACCTTTTATAGCAGATAGCCTGCTCAAGAAGGTAGAAAAACAAAATACCGATAATGACAAGTCTGTTATCAAAACTTGGTCAAGATCCTCTACGATTTTACCTTTAATGATCGGTCACACAATCGCTGTACATAATGGCAAGACTCACATTCCAGTATTTATTACTGAACAAATGATTGGTCATAAACTCGGGGAATTTGCTCCTACACGCACTTACCGAGGTCATATAAGAGATAAGAAAGGAGCAAAATCATGA
- the rplB gene encoding 50S ribosomal protein L2, with protein sequence MAIRKFKPYTPGTRQRVVTDFSEITSAKPERSLIVSKHRVKGRNNRGVITCRHRGGGHKRQYRLVDFRRDKRNINAKVAAIHYDPHRNARLALLFYEDGEKRYIIAPAGVKVGQNVISGESVPIEDGNAMPLSVMPLGSSVHCVELYAGRGAQMVRSAGASAQVMAKEGDYVALKLPSTEVRLVRKECYATLGEVGNSEIRNTSLGKAGRRRWLGRRPQVRGSVMNPCDHPHGGGEGKAPIGRAGPVTPWGKPALGLKTRKKNKPSNKLVVRRRRRVSKRSRGGRDS encoded by the coding sequence ATGGCAATACGTAAATTTAAACCTTATACACCTGGCACTAGGCAGAGAGTAGTTACTGACTTTAGTGAAATCACAAGTGCAAAACCTGAAAGATCACTAATAGTTTCAAAACATAGAGTTAAAGGCAGGAATAATCGTGGAGTTATCACTTGTCGTCATCGTGGAGGTGGTCACAAAAGGCAATATAGATTGGTCGACTTTAGAAGAGATAAAAGAAATATCAACGCTAAAGTTGCAGCTATACACTACGATCCTCATAGAAATGCAAGGTTGGCACTTTTATTTTACGAAGATGGAGAGAAAAGATATATTATCGCTCCAGCAGGAGTAAAAGTCGGACAAAATGTCATTTCTGGAGAAAGTGTTCCAATTGAAGATGGAAATGCAATGCCGCTTTCTGTTATGCCATTAGGATCTAGTGTTCATTGTGTTGAGTTATACGCAGGTAGGGGTGCTCAAATGGTTAGATCCGCAGGAGCTAGTGCTCAAGTTATGGCAAAAGAGGGAGATTATGTTGCTTTAAAACTCCCATCTACTGAGGTAAGACTTGTAAGAAAAGAATGCTACGCAACTCTTGGTGAAGTAGGTAATTCTGAAATAAGAAATACTAGCTTAGGTAAAGCAGGAAGAAGAAGATGGCTTGGAAGAAGGCCTCAAGTAAGAGGTAGTGTAATGAACCCATGTGATCATCCACATGGAGGAGGAGAGGGAAAAGCACCAATTGGTAGAGCAGGCCCAGTTACTCCATGGGGTAAGCCAGCTCTTGGACTAAAGACACGTAAAAAGAACAAACCAAGTAATAAATTAGTTGTTCGAAGACGCCGTCGCGTTTCTAAGAGGAGTAGAGGAGGAAGAGACTCTTGA
- a CDS encoding 50S ribosomal protein L23: MSKLFDSRLADVIRKPVITEKATNALDLNQYTFEVDHRAAKPQIKAAIQALFSVKVIGVNTMNPPRRTRRVGKFSGKRSQVKKAIVRLAEGDKIQLFPES, translated from the coding sequence ATGAGTAAATTATTCGATTCTCGTTTAGCCGATGTAATACGAAAGCCAGTTATTACTGAAAAAGCTACAAATGCACTAGATCTTAACCAATATACTTTCGAAGTAGATCATAGAGCGGCTAAACCACAAATAAAGGCAGCTATTCAAGCCTTGTTCAGTGTTAAAGTCATAGGAGTTAACACTATGAATCCTCCTAGGAGAACAAGAAGAGTCGGGAAATTTTCCGGTAAACGTTCTCAGGTCAAGAAGGCAATTGTACGTCTTGCTGAAGGAGACAAAATCCAACTATTTCCAGAATCTTAA
- the rplD gene encoding 50S ribosomal protein L4 encodes MTTLETLKWDGKKSGKVTLDLAVAKETSSADLIHRAVLRQLANKRQGTASTLTRSEVRGGGRKPYKQKGTGRARQGSIRTPLRPGGGIIFGPKPRSYNLDMNRKERRLALRTALMSRVSDMKAVEDFGSTLKQPKTSDIINGLARLGIQKTEKVLVILDSPSDIIKKSINNIEKVKLIAADQLNVFDILNANKLVIGQSAIDKIQEVYES; translated from the coding sequence ATGACAACACTTGAAACTTTAAAGTGGGATGGTAAAAAATCAGGCAAAGTTACTCTTGATTTAGCAGTTGCTAAAGAAACTTCTTCGGCAGACTTAATCCATAGAGCAGTCCTTAGACAGCTAGCAAATAAAAGACAAGGGACAGCATCAACTTTGACAAGATCTGAAGTGCGCGGGGGAGGTAGAAAGCCATACAAACAAAAAGGTACAGGAAGAGCTCGTCAAGGATCAATAAGGACACCCTTAAGACCTGGTGGCGGAATTATTTTTGGACCGAAGCCACGTTCTTATAATCTTGATATGAATCGTAAGGAACGTAGATTAGCTCTTAGAACAGCTCTTATGTCCAGAGTATCTGATATGAAGGCTGTTGAAGATTTTGGATCTACTTTAAAGCAGCCTAAAACAAGTGATATCATCAATGGCCTTGCTCGATTAGGTATACAAAAAACTGAAAAAGTTTTGGTTATTCTTGATAGCCCTTCCGACATTATAAAAAAATCCATTAATAATATTGAGAAAGTAAAATTAATCGCCGCCGATCAATTAAATGTATTTGATATCCTCAATGCCAATAAATTGGTAATAGGTCAATCAGCGATAGATAAAATTCAGGAGGTTTATGAATCATGA
- the rplC gene encoding 50S ribosomal protein L3 has product MSIGILGKKLGMSQLFDDKGNSVPVTLIEAGPCRVTQLKTTALDGYTAVQIGYGLSKEKHLSKPEKGHLLKSGEELLKHLKEYRVEETSSYEIGKQITVKNFEVGQKVDISGKSMGRGFAGYQKRHGFSRGPMSHGSKNHRAPGSTGAGTTPGRIYPGKRMAGRYGGKQITTKGLLVLKIDDQNNLLVVKGSVPGKPGSIVNIKPNNVVGKKGGEKS; this is encoded by the coding sequence ATGTCTATCGGAATTTTAGGAAAGAAATTGGGCATGTCCCAACTTTTCGATGATAAAGGTAACTCGGTACCAGTTACTCTTATAGAGGCTGGTCCGTGCCGCGTCACTCAATTGAAAACAACTGCGTTGGATGGTTATACCGCCGTTCAGATAGGCTATGGCTTGTCCAAAGAGAAGCATTTAAGCAAACCTGAAAAGGGACACTTATTGAAATCAGGTGAAGAACTTTTAAAGCATTTGAAAGAATATAGGGTTGAAGAAACTTCATCTTATGAAATCGGAAAACAAATAACTGTAAAAAACTTTGAGGTTGGTCAAAAAGTTGATATCAGTGGCAAATCTATGGGTAGAGGTTTTGCAGGTTACCAGAAAAGACATGGTTTTAGCAGAGGTCCTATGAGTCATGGTTCAAAAAATCATAGAGCACCAGGATCTACAGGAGCAGGAACAACTCCGGGTAGAATTTATCCAGGGAAAAGAATGGCAGGAAGATATGGAGGAAAACAGATAACTACCAAAGGATTGTTAGTTCTAAAAATTGATGATCAGAATAATTTGCTTGTAGTAAAGGGTTCTGTTCCAGGTAAGCCCGGCTCAATTGTCAACATTAAGCCAAATAATGTTGTAGGCAAAAAAGGAGGTGAAAAATCATGA